The Flavobacteriales bacterium genome contains a region encoding:
- a CDS encoding aquaporin: MKKYWAEFLGTFMMVFAGTGAIIINDLYASVSHLGIGLTFGLVVMAVIYSIGSISGAHINPAVSIAFWVAKRFETKEVLPYIGVQLLGAFLASLSLKIMFPEHEFLGATIPVDSWQQSFVLEFILTFILMFVILLLSQGSKEVGVMTGLVIGSVVAFEAIFAGPVSGASMNPARSIAPAVVSGHLTYLWLYVVATTLGAIASVYAVRLIKD; the protein is encoded by the coding sequence ATGAAAAAGTATTGGGCGGAGTTTTTAGGCACTTTTATGATGGTATTTGCTGGTACAGGAGCTATCATTATTAACGACTTGTATGCTAGCGTTTCTCATCTAGGTATTGGCTTAACTTTTGGTTTGGTAGTTATGGCAGTTATATATTCCATTGGTAGTATTTCTGGAGCACATATCAATCCAGCAGTTAGTATTGCCTTTTGGGTAGCTAAACGCTTTGAAACTAAAGAGGTCTTGCCATATATAGGCGTTCAGTTGCTTGGTGCTTTTTTGGCTAGTTTATCTCTCAAAATAATGTTTCCAGAGCATGAATTTTTAGGTGCTACTATACCTGTTGATAGTTGGCAACAATCTTTTGTATTAGAATTTATCCTAACCTTTATTCTGATGTTTGTTATTCTGTTGCTTTCACAAGGTAGTAAAGAAGTGGGAGTGATGACGGGCTTGGTTATTGGGTCAGTAGTAGCTTTTGAGGCTATTTTTGCAGGGCCTGTTTCTGGTGCTTCTATGAATCCAGCACGTTCTATTGCTCCAGCAGTAGTTTCTGGTCATTTGACTTACTTGTGGCTGTATGTGGTTGCTACCACGCTAGGAGCTATTGCTTCTGTTTATGCCGTAAGGTTGATTAAAGATTAA
- a CDS encoding LptF/LptG family permease, whose protein sequence is MKKLNLFIIKSFIGPFIFTFLIAIFLLLMQFLWKYIDDLVGKGLDFLTISKLLFYAAARFVPMALPISVLLSSIMTFGNIAEKNELMAIKSAGISLKKCMRPLLMFIIIISASSFLFSNYFMPYANLKAGSLLYDIRKQKPALNIKEGMFYNELSGYSIKIDKKLENGIDLEGVMIYDHTSEEGNDKVIIAEKGQMYLSENENYFIISLENGYSYYEMNINKKDEKRPLQRSQFKQDILRFDMSDFGMKRTSEELYRNHYAMMNNAQLTVAIDSIYSKSYAKLHLFKSNISDKIDVDFQQLESNFSRKDNNMTYYPSKVYANAISSVKYLKSMLSNTISDQSYSHKIAIKHKVEWHRKWSLAVACIIFFLIGAPLGAIIRKGGFGMPVIVSVGFFITYHIVSVTAEKMVKESEISVTEGMWIANFILLPVGLFLSYKANTDSQSFSLPSIKQLFVRKN, encoded by the coding sequence ATGAAAAAGCTAAATCTTTTCATTATAAAATCTTTTATCGGTCCTTTTATTTTCACTTTTCTGATAGCTATCTTCCTATTGCTTATGCAATTTTTATGGAAGTACATTGACGACTTAGTTGGCAAGGGCTTAGACTTCTTGACCATATCCAAACTGTTGTTTTATGCTGCTGCTCGTTTTGTACCTATGGCATTACCTATTTCGGTATTGTTATCTTCAATAATGACTTTTGGAAATATTGCAGAGAAAAATGAACTTATGGCCATTAAATCGGCTGGTATATCCTTAAAAAAATGCATGAGACCGTTATTAATGTTCATTATTATTATTTCAGCATCCTCTTTTCTTTTCTCTAACTATTTTATGCCTTATGCTAACCTTAAAGCTGGTTCGCTATTATACGATATCAGAAAACAAAAACCTGCCCTTAACATCAAGGAAGGTATGTTTTACAATGAATTGAGTGGTTATAGCATAAAGATTGATAAAAAGCTGGAAAATGGCATCGATTTGGAAGGTGTAATGATTTACGACCATACCTCAGAAGAAGGCAACGATAAAGTAATTATTGCTGAAAAGGGCCAAATGTACCTTTCTGAAAATGAAAACTATTTCATCATTTCACTGGAAAATGGCTATAGCTATTACGAGATGAACATCAATAAAAAAGACGAAAAACGTCCCTTACAACGTAGCCAATTCAAACAAGATATTTTGAGGTTTGATATGTCTGATTTTGGTATGAAACGAACTAGCGAAGAATTGTATCGTAATCATTACGCTATGATGAACAATGCCCAACTTACTGTTGCAATAGATTCTATATACTCTAAGAGTTATGCTAAATTACATCTTTTTAAATCTAATATTTCGGATAAAATAGATGTTGATTTTCAACAGCTAGAAAGCAATTTCAGCAGAAAAGATAATAATATGACCTATTATCCATCGAAAGTTTACGCCAATGCTATTTCTTCTGTCAAGTATTTAAAATCGATGTTAAGCAATACCATCTCAGATCAAAGTTACTCTCACAAAATTGCGATAAAACACAAAGTAGAATGGCATAGAAAATGGTCTCTTGCAGTGGCTTGTATTATTTTCTTTTTGATAGGTGCTCCATTAGGTGCTATTATTAGGAAAGGTGGGTTTGGTATGCCCGTAATTGTATCCGTAGGCTTTTTCATCACCTATCACATCGTATCTGTAACTGCTGAAAAGATGGTCAAAGAATCTGAAATATCTGTAACAGAAGGCATGTGGATTGCTAATTTTATCCTTTTACCTGTGGGGCTGTTCTTGAGTTATAAAGCCAATACAGACTCTCAGTCGTTTAGTTTGCCCTCCATCAAGCAATTATTTGTAAGAAAAAACTAG
- a CDS encoding SAM-dependent methyltransferase, whose protein sequence is MKSNKGKLILIPCTLADTEINKVLPLENTTYINSCSEFIVENLRSARRFLIKSNINTAIEDLKFHLLNKHTKEHELCTMLKSIEDGKNIGLLSEAGCPGIADPGADIVKLAHSKGVTVLPLVGPSSILMALMASGLNGQNFAFNGYLPKEKTERKKRILFLENLSFKQQQTQIFIETPFRNNHMLEDLCKYCQANTVLVIATNISTESESITRDSIKNFRKKTLDLNKKPSVFLIHKY, encoded by the coding sequence ATGAAATCCAACAAAGGTAAGCTCATACTCATTCCCTGCACACTAGCTGACACAGAGATAAACAAAGTGCTTCCGTTAGAAAATACAACTTATATCAATTCTTGTTCTGAATTCATTGTAGAAAATTTACGCTCGGCAAGACGCTTTCTTATAAAATCAAATATAAATACAGCTATTGAAGATTTAAAATTTCATTTACTCAATAAGCACACTAAGGAACATGAATTATGTACTATGCTAAAAAGCATTGAAGATGGTAAAAATATTGGATTACTTTCAGAAGCTGGCTGCCCTGGCATTGCAGACCCGGGCGCAGATATTGTCAAATTGGCTCACTCTAAAGGTGTTACTGTTCTACCTTTAGTCGGTCCATCGTCAATTTTGATGGCACTTATGGCGTCAGGACTTAATGGTCAAAACTTCGCTTTTAACGGTTATTTACCAAAAGAAAAAACAGAACGTAAAAAACGCATACTTTTTTTAGAGAATTTGTCGTTTAAACAACAACAAACACAAATATTTATAGAAACACCTTTTCGAAACAATCATATGCTAGAAGATTTATGTAAATATTGCCAAGCTAATACTGTACTAGTAATAGCAACTAATATTAGCACAGAATCGGAAAGTATTACAAGAGACAGCATTAAAAATTTTAGAAAAAAGACCCTAGACTTGAACAAAAAGCCTAGTGTTTTTTTAATTCATAAATATTAA
- a CDS encoding 5'-nucleotidase C-terminal domain-containing protein, translating into MQFIYLLLALALSSPTTSNYTSVNREVYDVQSLDVDSNMYYTILPYKTELDAQMNAVLCHSTQEMKKTKPESLLGNWTSDVCLEMAQEMYEDDIDLGFFNTGGLRSPIPQGDITKRDLYQLMPFENELVVLELNKTEMLDLKAYFNFTKGQPVAFADDFSLNDSLFLVLTTDYLANGGDKMKFFKDKTQHKVGVKMRDALINYCIKKDTISSKLDQRHLILFDEN; encoded by the coding sequence ATGCAGTTCATTTACCTTTTATTAGCCCTTGCGCTATCCAGCCCAACTACTAGCAACTACACTAGCGTAAATCGTGAAGTTTACGACGTACAATCTTTAGATGTTGATAGTAATATGTATTATACTATTCTTCCTTACAAAACTGAGCTTGATGCTCAAATGAATGCTGTTTTGTGTCATTCTACACAAGAGATGAAAAAAACAAAACCAGAAAGTTTGCTTGGCAATTGGACTTCTGACGTTTGCTTAGAAATGGCTCAAGAAATGTATGAAGATGATATTGACCTTGGTTTTTTCAATACTGGCGGTCTAAGAAGTCCAATACCGCAAGGAGATATCACTAAAAGGGATTTATATCAGCTCATGCCTTTCGAAAACGAATTAGTCGTTTTAGAGTTGAATAAAACTGAAATGCTTGATTTAAAAGCCTATTTCAATTTCACCAAAGGACAACCTGTAGCTTTTGCTGATGACTTTTCATTAAACGATAGCTTATTTTTAGTTCTTACAACAGACTATTTGGCTAATGGTGGTGATAAAATGAAATTCTTTAAAGACAAAACACAACATAAAGTAGGCGTCAAAATGAGAGATGCTCTCATAAACTATTGTATTAAAAAAGATACCATTTCGTCAAAGCTAGACCAAAGACATTTAATTCTATTCGATGAAAACTAG
- a CDS encoding SPFH domain-containing protein — protein MNTFFFILPLIIILVPLAFFVVKQQSAAIIERFGKFTSIRHSGLQLKIPVVDRIAGKLSLKIQQLDVVVETKTKDDVFVKLKVSVQFQVIKDKVYEAFYKLDYPHDQITSYVFDVIRAEVPKMKLDDVFEKKNDIAIAVKSELNDAMIEYGYDIIKTLVTDIDPDAQVKNAMNRINAAEREKVAAQYEGDAARILIVEKAKAEAESKRLQGQGIADQRREIARGLEESVEVLNKVGINSQEASALIVVTQHYDTLQAIGADTNSNLILLPNSPQAGSDMLNNMVASFTASNQIGEAMKKQDKKKNSTTDTED, from the coding sequence ATGAACACATTTTTCTTCATTTTACCTTTAATTATAATTTTAGTTCCCCTTGCTTTTTTTGTAGTTAAGCAACAATCGGCTGCTATAATAGAGCGTTTTGGTAAGTTTACCTCAATTAGACATTCAGGGCTTCAATTAAAAATCCCTGTTGTGGATAGAATAGCAGGAAAATTGAGTTTAAAGATTCAACAATTAGATGTAGTTGTAGAAACCAAAACTAAAGACGATGTGTTTGTTAAGCTCAAAGTTTCTGTTCAATTTCAGGTGATTAAGGATAAAGTATATGAGGCTTTTTACAAGCTAGACTATCCACACGATCAGATTACTTCTTATGTGTTTGATGTTATTAGAGCAGAAGTTCCCAAGATGAAGTTAGATGATGTCTTTGAGAAGAAGAACGATATTGCTATAGCCGTAAAGTCAGAGCTGAATGATGCTATGATAGAGTACGGTTACGACATTATTAAGACTTTAGTTACTGACATTGACCCAGATGCACAGGTTAAAAATGCAATGAACCGAATTAATGCTGCTGAGCGTGAAAAAGTAGCAGCTCAATATGAAGGTGATGCGGCACGTATTTTAATTGTAGAAAAGGCTAAAGCAGAAGCCGAAAGTAAGCGTTTGCAAGGTCAAGGTATAGCCGACCAAAGAAGGGAAATTGCTAGAGGTTTGGAAGAATCTGTTGAAGTATTAAACAAAGTAGGAATAAACTCACAAGAAGCATCAGCATTAATTGTAGTCACTCAACATTATGACACCTTACAAGCTATTGGTGCTGATACTAATAGTAACTTGATATTATTACCTAATTCTCCACAAGCAGGTTCTGATATGTTGAATAATATGGTAGCCTCATTTACTGCAAGTAATCAGATAGGTGAAGCCATGAAGAAGCAAGACAAGAAGAAAAATTCAACTACTGACACAGAAGATTAG
- a CDS encoding SRPBCC domain-containing protein encodes MLYQLEYPLQSSIKILYERLSTISGLSEWFADDVNINREGIYTFTWEGSSQEAELISKKKGEHIRFRWLDSEADEYFEFRIQIDELTSDVSLIISDFAEDEEDREDATNLWDAQIDNLKHIIGS; translated from the coding sequence ATGTTATATCAACTAGAATACCCTTTACAATCCTCTATAAAAATACTTTACGAACGTTTGAGCACTATTAGTGGCTTATCAGAATGGTTCGCTGACGATGTCAATATCAACAGAGAAGGCATTTATACTTTTACATGGGAAGGCAGCTCACAAGAAGCTGAGTTAATCAGTAAGAAAAAAGGGGAGCATATCCGATTCAGATGGTTAGACTCTGAAGCCGATGAATATTTTGAATTTAGAATACAAATTGATGAATTAACTTCTGATGTTTCTCTTATAATTTCGGATTTTGCCGAAGACGAAGAAGACAGAGAAGACGCTACCAACCTTTGGGATGCTCAAATTGACAATTTGAAACACATTATTGGCTCATAA
- the dnaA gene encoding chromosomal replication initiator protein DnaA — translation MTEDKVFEIVWNNCLSIIKDNVSPQSFKTWFEPIKPIRLKGDVLTIQVPSQFFYEWLEQHYIDLLKKTVKKELGDEGKLEYSIVMDNNYNTKPYVTKVPSSSKGNLKNTPIHMPININETSIRNPFVIPGLKKIQVDPQLNANFSFNTFVEGDCNRLARSAGYAVAQKPGGTSFNPLLIYGNGGLGKTHLANAIGIEVKNLDPDKTVLYVSADKFQTQFVDAIMDNKKNDFIHFYQSIDVLIIDDVQFFAGKEKTQDAFFHIFNHLHQNGKQIILTSDKAPVDMQGVEQRLLSRFKWGLSADLQSPDLETRIAILKKKLYNDGIEMPYEVVEYIAYSITTNVRELEGALISLLAQSSLNKKNITIDLAKEMLDKFVKNTAREISIDYIQKVVCDYFDIPIELMKSKTRKREIVQARQLAMYFSKQLTKNSLANIGIHCGNKDHATVLHACKTVNNLIDTDKQFRAFVNDIEKKLTLN, via the coding sequence ATGACAGAAGATAAAGTTTTCGAGATTGTATGGAATAATTGTCTTAGCATTATTAAAGATAATGTCAGCCCACAATCTTTTAAAACTTGGTTCGAACCTATTAAGCCAATTCGCTTGAAAGGTGATGTACTAACAATACAAGTACCATCTCAATTTTTCTACGAGTGGCTTGAACAACATTATATTGATTTACTAAAGAAGACAGTAAAGAAAGAATTAGGTGATGAAGGCAAGTTAGAATATAGTATAGTAATGGATAACAACTACAATACAAAACCTTATGTCACTAAGGTTCCTAGTAGTAGCAAAGGTAATTTAAAGAATACCCCCATCCATATGCCCATTAACATCAATGAGACTTCTATAAGAAATCCATTTGTTATACCAGGTTTAAAAAAGATACAAGTAGATCCACAACTAAATGCCAATTTTTCCTTTAACACATTTGTTGAAGGCGATTGCAACAGATTAGCTCGTTCGGCAGGTTATGCCGTAGCACAAAAGCCTGGTGGCACATCTTTTAATCCATTACTCATATATGGTAATGGTGGTTTAGGAAAAACTCACCTTGCCAATGCTATTGGAATTGAAGTAAAAAACTTGGACCCAGACAAAACGGTTCTGTATGTTTCAGCTGACAAATTCCAAACTCAGTTTGTAGATGCTATCATGGACAACAAGAAAAATGATTTTATTCACTTCTACCAGTCCATTGACGTATTAATAATAGATGATGTACAATTCTTTGCTGGAAAAGAAAAAACTCAAGACGCTTTCTTCCACATCTTCAATCACCTACATCAAAATGGCAAACAAATTATCCTAACATCAGACAAAGCACCTGTAGATATGCAAGGTGTTGAACAACGCTTATTGTCTCGATTTAAATGGGGATTGTCAGCAGACTTACAGTCACCTGATTTAGAAACTCGTATTGCTATCCTTAAAAAGAAATTATATAACGATGGTATTGAAATGCCATACGAAGTAGTAGAATACATCGCCTACTCTATCACAACCAATGTGAGAGAATTAGAAGGCGCTCTAATATCTTTACTTGCTCAATCTTCACTCAACAAGAAGAATATTACTATTGACTTAGCTAAGGAAATGTTAGATAAGTTTGTGAAGAATACTGCTAGAGAAATTTCTATTGATTACATTCAAAAAGTAGTATGCGACTATTTCGATATTCCTATCGAATTGATGAAATCTAAGACTAGAAAAAGAGAAATTGTTCAAGCCCGACAATTGGCTATGTACTTCTCTAAACAGCTAACCAAAAACTCTCTAGCTAATATCGGAATTCATTGTGGCAACAAAGACCATGCAACAGTATTACACGCCTGTAAAACAGTCAATAACCTCATTGATACCGACAAACAGTTTAGAGCTTTTGTGAACGATATTGAGAAGAAGTTAACGCTTAACTAA
- the ettA gene encoding energy-dependent translational throttle protein EttA — MMSDQQIIFSMNRVSKTFPSNNKQVLKDIHLSFFYGAKIGIIGLNGSGKSTLLKIIAGLDKSFQGDVHFSKEHTIGYLAQEPEMDDSKTVMDIVKEGMQEAVDLITEYNDINNQFALPEVYEDADKMEKLMAKQGELQDQIDAAGAWDLETKLNIAMDALRCPEGEKSVSVLSGGEKRRVALCRLLLKEPDILLLDEPTNHLDAESVHWLEQHLQQYKGTVIAITHDRYFLDNVAGWILELDRGEGIPWKGNYSSWLDQKSKRLAQEEKQASKRRKTLERELEWVRMSPKGRQSKSKARLSNYDKLLSEENRQQEEKIELYIPPGPRLGTNVIEAKGVSKAFGDKLLYEDLNFKLPPAGIVGIVGPNGAGKTTLFRMIMGQEEADGGSFSIGETVKVSYVDQQHADIDPEKTIWEQVTGGNELLEVSGKKVNSRSYVAKFNFQGSDQNKKVGVLSGGERNRLHLAMTLRDEGNVLLLDEPTNDLDVNTLRALEEGLENFGGCAVIISHDRWFLDRVCTHILAFEGDSQVYFFEGGYSDYEENRKKRLGDVGPSRIRYKKLVR, encoded by the coding sequence ATTATGTCCGATCAGCAAATTATATTTTCTATGAATAGGGTCAGTAAGACTTTCCCTTCTAATAACAAACAAGTTTTAAAAGATATCCACTTGTCCTTTTTTTACGGTGCTAAAATTGGCATTATTGGTCTTAATGGCTCGGGTAAATCGACATTATTGAAGATTATTGCTGGTTTGGATAAGTCTTTTCAAGGCGATGTTCATTTTTCTAAAGAACACACCATAGGTTATCTAGCTCAAGAGCCAGAAATGGACGATTCTAAAACGGTAATGGATATCGTCAAAGAAGGTATGCAAGAAGCTGTTGACCTTATTACTGAATACAACGACATAAATAATCAGTTTGCTCTACCTGAAGTCTATGAAGATGCCGACAAAATGGAGAAGCTGATGGCCAAACAAGGGGAATTGCAAGACCAAATAGATGCTGCTGGTGCTTGGGATTTAGAAACTAAATTGAATATAGCTATGGACGCCCTAAGATGTCCAGAAGGCGAAAAATCGGTTTCTGTATTGTCAGGAGGAGAAAAAAGACGAGTAGCACTTTGCCGTTTACTATTAAAAGAGCCAGATATTTTATTACTCGATGAGCCAACAAACCATTTAGATGCCGAATCGGTACATTGGCTAGAGCAACACCTACAACAATACAAAGGAACCGTAATTGCTATAACTCACGATAGGTATTTCCTAGATAACGTTGCAGGTTGGATATTAGAATTGGATAGAGGAGAAGGTATTCCTTGGAAAGGGAATTATTCTTCTTGGTTAGATCAAAAATCGAAACGATTGGCTCAAGAAGAAAAACAAGCTAGTAAACGAAGAAAAACATTAGAACGTGAGTTGGAATGGGTACGAATGAGTCCCAAAGGAAGACAATCTAAATCCAAAGCTCGTTTGAGTAATTATGATAAATTGCTTAGTGAAGAAAATAGACAGCAAGAAGAAAAAATAGAATTATACATACCGCCAGGGCCTCGTTTGGGTACAAACGTTATTGAAGCAAAAGGAGTTTCTAAAGCCTTTGGAGATAAGTTATTGTATGAAGACTTGAACTTTAAGTTGCCCCCAGCAGGTATAGTGGGTATTGTAGGCCCTAATGGAGCTGGAAAAACAACACTTTTTAGAATGATAATGGGACAAGAAGAAGCCGATGGCGGTTCATTCAGTATTGGAGAAACTGTAAAAGTGTCTTATGTAGACCAACAACACGCCGATATAGACCCAGAAAAAACCATTTGGGAGCAAGTAACAGGTGGTAATGAATTGCTAGAAGTTTCTGGTAAAAAAGTAAATTCTCGTTCTTATGTAGCTAAATTTAATTTTCAAGGTTCTGACCAAAATAAAAAAGTAGGCGTTTTATCTGGTGGTGAAAGAAACAGACTGCATTTGGCTATGACACTTAGAGATGAGGGTAATGTGTTGCTTTTAGATGAGCCTACCAACGATTTAGACGTCAATACTTTACGTGCTTTAGAAGAAGGTTTAGAAAATTTTGGTGGCTGTGCAGTCATCATCTCTCATGACCGTTGGTTCTTAGATAGAGTGTGTACACATATTTTAGCATTTGAAGGCGATTCGCAAGTGTATTTCTTTGAAGGCGGTTATAGCGATTACGAAGAAAATCGTAAAAAACGTTTGGGTGATGTTGGCCCAAGCCGTATTCGTTATAAGAAGTTAGTACGCTAG
- a CDS encoding low molecular weight phosphotyrosine protein phosphatase: MFSKQSKVKILFVCLGNICRSPLAEGIFRHINPDIIVDSAGTSNYHIGSPPDRRMIETAKSYGIDISNLAARQFTTEDFNRFDKIFIMDDENYRNVVSLAENESHIEKVHYTLSKQNNVPDPYFGEKDGFIQVYEMLYEACQTINDEIQQR; encoded by the coding sequence ATATTTTCAAAACAAAGCAAGGTGAAAATACTGTTCGTTTGCCTAGGAAATATTTGCCGCTCACCTCTTGCTGAAGGTATTTTTAGGCACATCAACCCTGATATTATAGTCGATTCTGCTGGGACTTCCAATTATCACATTGGCAGCCCACCTGACAGACGAATGATTGAAACAGCAAAATCTTACGGCATAGACATCTCAAATCTAGCTGCCAGACAATTTACAACAGAAGATTTCAATCGCTTTGATAAGATTTTCATTATGGATGATGAAAATTACAGAAATGTTGTATCTCTAGCCGAAAATGAATCCCATATTGAAAAAGTACATTATACTTTATCAAAGCAAAATAATGTCCCAGACCCCTATTTCGGTGAAAAAGATGGCTTTATTCAAGTCTATGAGATGTTGTATGAAGCTTGCCAAACGATAAATGATGAAATCCAACAAAGGTAA
- a CDS encoding metallophosphatase: MKTRRTFIKQIGLGTALVGLSPLQAFSTDAKKPIKLTILHTNDMHSHIEAFSSGRNKGLGGMFQLSSLVKKIRQEEENILLLDAGDIFQGTPYFNLFGGELEFRLMSDIGYDAVTIGNHDFDNGIDGLARQMHHANFQFISSNYDFSNTILEDKVIPHKVFNKGGIKVGVLGIGIELKGLVDSKLYGNTQYLDPITVANKKAHYLKKKLNCDLVICLSHLGFEYKNSKVSDMKLAAQTKNIDLIIGGHTHSFLNEPVIVKNSVNKDVLISQVGFGAIKLGKIDFYFDKNRSNYRNFEHAFDSNVLDVIA, translated from the coding sequence ATGAAAACTAGAAGAACATTCATAAAACAAATTGGACTAGGTACTGCTCTAGTAGGCTTATCCCCTTTACAAGCATTTTCTACCGATGCTAAAAAACCAATTAAATTAACCATTCTTCATACCAACGATATGCACAGTCATATCGAAGCTTTTTCTTCAGGTAGGAATAAAGGTTTAGGAGGTATGTTTCAATTGTCCTCTCTAGTTAAGAAGATAAGACAAGAAGAAGAAAACATACTTTTATTAGACGCTGGAGATATTTTTCAAGGTACTCCCTACTTCAATCTGTTTGGCGGAGAACTGGAATTTAGACTAATGAGCGATATCGGCTATGATGCTGTAACTATTGGAAATCATGACTTTGACAATGGTATCGATGGACTAGCTCGTCAAATGCATCATGCTAATTTCCAATTCATATCTTCAAACTATGACTTTAGCAATACTATACTAGAGGATAAGGTAATACCTCATAAAGTATTTAATAAAGGAGGAATAAAAGTAGGAGTATTGGGAATAGGTATAGAATTAAAAGGTCTTGTTGACTCAAAGCTTTATGGCAACACACAATATTTAGACCCCATAACTGTAGCCAATAAAAAAGCTCATTATCTTAAGAAAAAGTTGAATTGTGATTTGGTTATTTGTTTGTCTCATTTAGGCTTTGAATACAAAAACAGTAAAGTCAGTGATATGAAATTAGCAGCTCAAACTAAAAACATCGATTTGATAATTGGTGGACACACACATTCCTTTCTCAATGAGCCCGTAATTGTAAAAAATAGTGTTAATAAAGATGTACTTATCAGCCAAGTTGGATTTGGCGCCATTAAATTAGGTAAAATTGACTTTTATTTTGATAAAAATAGGTCAAATTATCGTAATTTTGAACACGCATTTGATAGCAATGTATTAGATGTGATAGCCTAA
- a CDS encoding acyl-CoA thioesterase, which translates to MFSHQTKIRVRYAETDKMGYVYYGNYATYFEVARVEALRSLGINYKEMEDKGVMLPVLSYSTKFFKPAFYDEELTIKLFIKELPQARIHFYFETYNESEVKINQAEVVLVFVDMEKNKPCSAPQELVSQLKSFGL; encoded by the coding sequence ATGTTTTCCCACCAAACCAAAATACGAGTTCGCTATGCCGAGACGGACAAAATGGGTTACGTCTATTATGGTAATTATGCTACTTACTTTGAAGTAGCTAGGGTAGAAGCCCTAAGGAGTTTAGGTATTAATTACAAAGAAATGGAGGATAAGGGAGTGATGCTCCCTGTCCTTTCTTATTCCACTAAGTTTTTTAAACCGGCTTTTTACGATGAAGAATTGACCATTAAGTTATTCATCAAAGAATTGCCACAAGCTCGTATTCATTTTTATTTTGAAACTTATAACGAATCGGAAGTGAAAATTAATCAAGCAGAAGTCGTTTTAGTTTTTGTTGATATGGAAAAAAATAAACCGTGTTCTGCTCCACAGGAACTTGTATCTCAGTTAAAATCTTTCGGATTATGA
- a CDS encoding DNA-3-methyladenine glycosylase I: MKKRCQWPSEIELDYHDTEWGVPVTDDKKWFEFLLLDTFQAGLSWKIILQKREGFRKAFFNFDVYKVAQMSDEQIAELRENPNIIRNRLKIKASVTNAQAFIKIQEEFGSFNSYIWQFTDGKTIHNQFKKLSEIPSTSTQSDKMSKELRSRGFKFVGSTICYAFMQASGMVNDHTVDCFRHQEIKKISFK, translated from the coding sequence ATGAAAAAACGTTGTCAATGGCCTTCAGAAATAGAACTAGACTACCACGATACAGAATGGGGCGTTCCTGTTACAGATGATAAAAAATGGTTTGAATTCTTGCTACTAGATACCTTTCAAGCCGGACTAAGCTGGAAGATTATTCTTCAAAAAAGAGAAGGTTTTAGAAAGGCTTTTTTCAATTTTGATGTGTATAAGGTGGCTCAAATGTCGGATGAGCAAATAGCTGAATTAAGAGAAAACCCTAATATCATTAGAAATCGACTTAAAATAAAAGCAAGTGTGACTAATGCCCAAGCTTTTATTAAAATTCAAGAAGAATTTGGGAGTTTCAACAGCTATATATGGCAATTTACTGATGGTAAAACTATCCACAACCAATTCAAAAAGCTTTCAGAAATTCCTAGCACATCTACCCAATCAGACAAAATGAGTAAAGAATTAAGATCTAGAGGATTCAAATTTGTGGGTAGTACCATCTGCTATGCTTTTATGCAAGCTTCTGGTATGGTCAATGACCATACGGTAGATTGTTTTAGGCATCAAGAAATAAAGAAAATAAGTTTTAAATAA